A section of the Macaca thibetana thibetana isolate TM-01 chromosome 10, ASM2454274v1, whole genome shotgun sequence genome encodes:
- the MGAT3 gene encoding beta-1,4-mannosyl-glycoprotein 4-beta-N-acetylglucosaminyltransferase — MKMRRYKLFLMFCMAGLCLISFLHFFKTLSYVTFPRELASLSPNLVSSFFWNNAPVTPQASPEPGDPDLLRTPLYSHSPLLQPLPPSKAAEELHRVDFVLPEDTTEYFVRTKAGGVCFKPGTKMLERPPPGRPEEKPEGANGSSARRPPRYLLSARERTGGRGARRKWVECVCLPGWHGPSCGVPTVVQYSNLPTKERLVPREVPRRVINAINVNHEFDLLDVRFHELGDVVDAFVVCESNFTAYGEPRPLKFREMLTNGTFEYIRHKVLYVFLDHFPPGGRQDGWIADDYLRTFLTQDGVSRLRNLRPDDVFIIDDADEIPARDGVLFLKLYDGWTEPFAFHMRKSLYGFFWKQPGTLEVVSGCTVDMLQAVYGLDGIRLRRRQYYTMPNFRQYENRTGHILVQWSLGSPLHFAGWHCSWCFTPEGIYFKLVSAQNGDFPRWGDYEDKRDLNYIRGLIRTGGWFDGTQQEYPPADPSEHMYAPKYLLKNYDQFRYLLDNPYQEPRSTAAGGRRHRGPEGRLPARGKLDEAEG; from the coding sequence ATGAAAATGAGACGCTACAAGCTCTTTCTCATGTTCTGTATGGCCGGCCTGTGCCTCATCTCCTTCCTGCACTTCTTCAAGACCCTGTCCTATGTCACCTTCCCCCGAGAACTGGCCTCCCTCAGCCCTAACCTGGTGTCCAGCTTCTTCTGGAACAATGCGCCGGTCACGCCTCAGGCCAGCCCCGAGCCAGGAGACCCCGACCTGCTGCGCACCCCGCTCTACTCGCACTCGCCCCTGCTGCAGCCGCTACCGCCCAGCAAGGCGGCGGAGGAGCTCCACCGGGTGGACTTCGTGCTGCCCGAGGACACCACCGAGTATTTCGTGCGCACCAAGGCTGGCGGCGTCTGCTTCAAACCCGGCACCAAGATGCTGGAGAGGCCGCCCCCAGGACGGCCGGAGGAGAAGCCCGAGGGGGCCAACGGCTCCTCGGCCCGGCGCCCACCCCGGTACCTGCTGAGCGCCCGGGAGCGCACGGGCGGCCGGGGCGCGCGGCGCAAGTGGGTGGAGTGCGTGTGCCTGCCCGGCTGGCATGGACCCAGCTGCGGTGTGCCCACCGTGGTGCAGTACTCCAACCTGCCCACCAAGGAGCGGCTGGTGCCCAGGGAGGTGCCGCGCCGCGTCATCAATGCCATCAACGTCAACCACGAGTTCGACCTGCTGGACGTGCGCTTCCACGAGCTGGGTGACGTGGTGGACGCCTTCGTGGTGTGTGAGTCCAACTTCACAGCTTACGGGGAGCCGCGGCCACTCAAGTTCCGGGAGATGCTGACCAACGGCACCTTCGAGTACATCCGCCACAAGGTGCTCTATGTCTTCCTGGACCACTTCCCGCCCGGCGGCCGGCAGGACGGCTGGATCGCCGACGACTACCTGCGCACCTTCCTCACCCAGGACGGCGTCTCGCGGCTGCGCAACCTGCGGCCCGACGACGTCTTCATCATTGACGACGCGGACGAGATCCCGGCCCGGGACGGCGTCCTCTTCCTCAAGCTCTACGACGGCTGGACCGAGCCCTTCGCCTTCCACATGCGCAAGTCACTCTACGGCTTTTTCTGGAAGCAGCCGGGCACCCTGGAGGTGGTGTCGGGCTGCACGGTGGACATGCTGCAGGCAGTGTACGGGCTGGACGGCATCCGCCTGCGCCGCCGCCAGTACTACACCATGCCCAACTTCAGGCAGTACGAGAACCGCACCGGCCACATCCTGGTGCAGTGGTCGCTGGGCAGCCCCCTGCACTTCGCCGGCTGGCACTGCTCCTGGTGCTTCACGCCCGAGGGCATCTACTTCAAGCTCGTGTCCGCCCAGAATGGTGACTTCCCGCGCTGGGGTGACTACGAGGACAAGCGGGACCTGAACTACATCCGCGGCCTGATCCGCACCGGGGGCTGGTTCGACGGCACGCAGCAGGAGTACCCGCCCGCGGACCCCAGCGAGCACATGTATGCGCCCAAGTACCTGCTGAAGAACTACGACCAGTTCCGCTACCTGCTGGACAACCCCTACCAGGAGCCCAGGAGCACGGCGGCGGGAGGGCGGCGCCACAGGGGTCCCGAGGGAAGGCTGCCCGCCCGGGGCAAACTGGATGAGGCTGAAGGCTAG